In Musa acuminata AAA Group cultivar baxijiao chromosome BXJ2-10, Cavendish_Baxijiao_AAA, whole genome shotgun sequence, a genomic segment contains:
- the LOC135625575 gene encoding uncharacterized protein LOC135625575 isoform X2, whose translation MARKGCTRRELLDRWSAIQEELDGDDPSPSRERRILRTKEEWFSDSFNFLVDLPAENHIWCDYSDLMGPLLETFHNFFRDTNSVSPLKLLWKRVSRELGHCTQCICQHHQAQEYYNVEYETDSVDPLLTVLHRLDEERVTEHLKDINTRIRCKEYDPESHGTEVVSVMFEVLMFPILLDDQSLVNEFQFFIEAVDESHEVTLSSNQQYPGIYALLFLKGGRARAVGFRLAGCMGKLRRATDLEPLQPLLRKYIGFLEAEILPSTSEVLRPRVQLERINVWNGIKTLLGFLEAEALEDGILEKYPVFLSFVLNHVSDDTPEFSFAVACLRTLFEMLGCKLWLRTTLSPSMMRNTLLGQCFHTLNEKSHKDIFDLFLPFLQSLESLQDGEHEKQRRHFLYFLLHQVTQSRNFSNLMRKNACKIALLIIQRGYSMNPPCPPFECAHMWGPSLVSSLKDSSLHSSLRQPAFDLINTIIISDASALMSLKSKFNDAFHIRANVPQISLDDEDDQLFSYDVEEKDNSCWSEFGIQNKLTSLVCAEWACIPMLWFEALTKVDPSMLPISFSKAVFWALSHISLLEFGSIIEFSSSIEEFLSLNAREILSSFGWEIPTGSDDGGDGKESRNSVRASSMASFLTKTLKRLAAHFVLQIEQHELQKQWTWEPRMAESLILLIIDPDDSIRQADRVILEHVSRTRGLTSGLQFLCSSASSLSAMFSGLRYALQQVPVHLLVTNFHNLHHLFFILRKVLKEVVTSDKKSVKMDTKSTNPLFEGGFLHQPYFENLPDRPPASSGTIVDMKSWEKFSCFLSAVVWPTIVQCLEEGKELVNSKNCQMTCVRLLETLPVVYEKLSFSLSELSGNLACFTHDIFDLKWFLRLVEWGRSSLIVVSRHWKQCILSLVNYLKSSHTIKTSCNLGAIEAIVSHDTVAVDKLKEKVLQLKISLAEDVVQFYDQKVLRPKTLLSEPSYVKKSSVSETYVCNDQVCSGATFPPQTIGNQDVIILSDDEIEKKVSRDLVITGALPDNHLDTTCLSEDGLKNVPSLKSSGNSQVPSQRANKDVVINSSVSSMVESAVCEGTSSMILPKSIETDGVSQSCNTSDIVSSLKKAKLSSQPFLHQLSSQNYSLELRKDDAVIKELIRQDDDVLERALDRSRHAKLLPAKHSISVPKRQIVQLQLPTKNKFGSLNKTDLGARRLKPPKLDDWYRPILELDYFVLAGLTTDTEDGKSALTNLREIPLCFQSSSHYVEIFRPLVLEEFKAQLHSSYIENSGDDMSCSSICLLSVERVDDFHLIRGCLDGTDTVASRVCAENDLVLLTKEPLQNAAQHVHVLGKVERREKSDKNRSIVLVIRLYLPSSSSRFNKARRLLTERSKWFSSRIMSMTPQLREFQALSSLHDIPMLPIILNPVNHSAGHLASKKVQLDKLSRYMQKMFISSYNGSQIQAISTAIGSSEPKKTLELSLIQGPPGTGKTRTIVAIVSAWLALQKVHKSHCFKTPSAHSIHDKNESSHSKGLISQSAALARAWQDAAFAKQLMKDAEKDSSVPTERPSRGRILICAQSNAAVDELVSRISEGLYGSDGKVYKSYLVRVGNSRTVHPRSLPFFIDTLVEQRLAEEMNNQISGKNDKDVESSSSLRAKLEKVVDNIRLYESKRAKIEENEMNINNKPSQKGDPLEISDAAIGAKLNILYGQKKAICADLATAQARERKVSEESRSLRHKIRKSILKEAEIVVTTLSGCGGDIYGVCSESASSNRYGKFSEQNLFDIVIIDEAAQALEPATLIPLQLLKSNGTKCIMVGDPKQLPATVLSNVASKFLYECSMFERLQRAGHPVIMLNEQYRMHPEICRFPSMHFYENKLLNGAEMEGRSALFHENCCLGPYMFFDIVDGHEHHGKNSGSVSLYNEAEVEVAVEILKFLKKSSYLHSKH comes from the exons ATGGCGAGGAAGGGTTGCACCCGACGGGAGCTCTTGGACCGGTGGAGCGCGATCCAGGAGGAGCTCGATGGGGACGATCCTTCCCCCTCGAGGGAGCGCCGGATCCTGCGAACTAAGGAGGAGTG GTTTTCAGATTCCTTCAACTTTTTGGTTGATTTACCAGCGGAAAATCATATCTGGTGTGACTACTCAGACTTAATGGGACCTCTTTTGGAGACATTCCATAACTTTTTCAGAGATACAAATTCTGTATCACCTCTTAAGCTTTTGTGGAAGCGGGTTTCTCGAGAACTGGGGCATTGCACACAATGTATATGTCAGCATCATCAGGCTCAAGAATATTACAATGTTGAATATGAAACAGATTCTGTTGATCCTCTACTGACAGTATTGCACCGTCTAGACGAAGAGAGGGTAACAGAACATCTTAAAGATATTAATACGCGAATTCGCTGCAAGGAGTATGATCCAGAATCTCATGGGACAGAAGTTGTTAGCGTGATGTTTGAA GTGCTAATgtttcctatcttattggatgacCAATCACTTGTTAATGAGTTTCAGTTCTTTATTGAAGCTGTTGATGAGTCTCATGAAGTTACTCTCTCAAGCAATCAACAGTATCCA GGAATATATGCTCTACTTTTTCTTAAAGGTGGGCGGGCAAGGGCAGTTGGATTTCGTCTAGCTGGATGCATGGGGAAACTGAG GAGAGCAACAGATCTGGAGCCCTTGCAACCTTTGTTGAGGAAATATATTGGCTTTCTTGAAGCAGAGATTTTACCATCAACTTCAGAAGTGTTAAGACCAAGAGTGCAACTTGAGCGCATAAATGTATGGAACGGGATCAAGACATT ACTTGGCTTTCTTGAGGCGGAAGCACTTGAAGATGGGATATTGGAGAAATATCCTGTTTTTCTGAGTTTTGTACTCAACCATGTCAGTGATGACACACCTGAATTCTCTTTTGCTGTTGCTTGTCTTAGGACATTATTTGAAATGCTTG GATGTAAGCTATGGTTGAGAACAACATTATCACCCAGTATGATGCGCAACACGCTTTTGGGACAGTGCTTTCACACTCTCAATGAGAAAAGTCATAAAGATATATTTGATCTTTTTCTACCATTTTTGCAG TCTCTTGAATCTTTGCAAGATGGTGAGCATGAAAAGCaacgaagacattttctttattttctccttCATCAAGTAACTCAAAGTAGAAACTTCAGCAATTTAATGCGAAAAAATGCTTGTAAG attgcACTTCTCATCATCCAACGTGGCTATTCAATGAATCCTCCATGCCCACCTTTTGAATGTGCTCACATGTG GGGGCCATCTTTGGTCAGCTCATTAAAGGATTCATCTCTTCATAGTTCTTTGCGTCAGCCAGCATTTGATCTCATCAATACCATTATAATTTCTGATGCCTCTGCTTTGATGTCTTTAAAATCAAAGTTCAATGATGCTTTCCACATTCGTGCAAACGTCCCACAAATATCGCTTGATGATGAAGATGATCAACTATTTTCTTACGATGTTGAAGAGAAGGATAATAGCTGTTGGAGTGAATTTGGTATCCAGAACAAGCTTACCTCTCTTGTATGTGCAGAATGGGCTTGTATTCCCATGTTATGGTTTGAAGCTTTAACTAAAGTAGACCCCTCTATGCTTCCTATATCTTTTTCCAAGGCTGTTTTCTGGGCTTTATCTCATATTTCATTATTAGAGTTTGGTTCCATCATAGAATTCTCATCCTCCATTGAAGAGTTCCTGTCATTAAATGCTAGAGAAATTTTGTCATCATTTGGGTGGGAAATCCCTACTGGATCAGATGATGGTGGTGATGGAAAGGAGTCCAGAAACTCTGTTAGGGCATCATCCATGGCTTCTTTCCTAACAAAAACACTCAAGAG GCTTGCTGCCCACTTCGTATTGCAAATCGAGCAACATGAACTTCAGAAGCAGTGGACATGGGAACCAAGAATGGCAGAGAGCTTGATACTTTTGATTATAGATCCTGATGAT AGCATAAGACAAGCTGATAGAGTGATCCTGGAACATGTTTCAAGGACACGGGGTCTGACTTCTGGACTTCAGTTTCTTTGCTCTAGTGCATCTTCTCTGTCTGCTATGTTTTCAGGGTTGAGATATGCATTACAACAG GTACCGGTTCATTTGCTCGTGACAAATTTTCATAATCTTCACCACTTATTTTTCATCCTGCGCAAAGTTTTAAAGGAAGTGGTTACTTCTGATAAAAAATCAGTTAAAATGGATACAAAATCTACAAATCCTTTATTCGAGGGGGGATTTTTGCATCAACCCTATTTTGAAAATTTGCCAGACCGACCACCTGCAAGCTCAGGAACCATAGTGGATATGAAATCTTGGGAGAAGTTTAGTTGCTTTCTATCAGCAGTTGTATGGCCAACAATTGTACAATGTCTAGAGGAAGGAAAGGAGCTTGTCAATAGCAAAAATTGTCAG ATGACATGTGTTCGATTGCTTGAGACTCTTCCTGTTGTTTATGAAAAACTCAGCTTCTCATTGTCTGAGTTGTCTGGCAATCTAGCATGCTTTACCCATGATATATTTGACTTAAAGTGGTTCTTGCGTTTGGTGGAGTGGGGGAGATCTTCTCTCATCGTTGTTAGTAGACACTGGAAGCAGTGCATTCTTTCTCTGGTGAACTATTTAAAAAGTTCACACACAATTAAGACATCTTGCAATCTTGGTGCTATTGAAGCAATTGTGTCGCATG ATACTGTAGCAGTTGATAAGCTGAAGGAGAAAGTGCTTCAACTTAAGATATCATTGGCTGAAGATGTTGTTCAATTTTATGATCAGAAAGTCCTGCGGCCAAAAACATTACTTTCTGAGCCTTCGTATGTGAAGAAAAGTTCTGTTTCAGAGACTTATGTCTGTAATGATCAAGTTTGCAGTGGGGCGACATTTCCACCTCAAACAATTGGGAACCAAGATGTTATTATTCTTTCagatgatgaaatagaaaagaaGGTTTCCCGTGACTTAGTTATTACAGGGGCCTTACCAGATAACCATTTAGACACTACTTGTCTGTCAGAAGATGGATTGAAGAATGTTCCATCATTAAAATCTTCTGGGAACTCTCAGGTTCCTTCTCAAAGGGCAAATAAGGATGTGGTTATCAATAGCAGTGTGTCTTCGATGGTTGAGTCAGCTGTctgtgaaggcacaagtagtatgATTCTTCCAAAGAGCATAGAAACAGATGGAGTAAGTCAGTCATGTAATACAAGTGACATCGTCTCATCACTTAAAAAAGCCAAGTTATCTAGCCAACCTTTTCTTCATCAATTATCTTCTCAAAATTACTCTTTGGAACTAAGAAAAGATGATGCTGTCATCAAGGAGTTGATTCGTCAAGATGATGATGTCTTAGAGCGTGCCCTTGATAGATCTAGGCATGCAAAATTGCTGCCAGCAAAGCACAGCATCTCTGTACCTAAAAGGCAAATCGTTCAGCTTCAGTtgcctacaaaaaataaatttggttCTCTTAATAAGACAGACTTGGGGGCTAGAAGACTTAAACCTCCAAAATTAGATGACTGGTATAGACCCATCTTAGAATTGGACTATTTTGTTCTTGCGGGATTAACCACTGATACTGAAGATGGAAAATCTGCTTTAACCAATTTAAGAGAGATACCTTTATGTTTTCAATCATCAAGCCATTATGTTGAGATTTTCCGGCCATTGGTATTGGAAGAATTTAAAGCGCAATTACATAGTTCATATATTGAAAATTCTGGGGATGACATGTCCTGTAGCAGCATATGCTTACTTTCAGTTGAAAGGGTAGATGATTTTCATCTGATTCGTGGCTGCCTTGATGGCACTGACACTGTTGCATCAAGAGTATGTGCTGAAAATGACTTAGTTTTGCTAACAAAGGAACCCCTACAAAATGCAGCCCAACATGTGCATGTACTTGGAAAG GTGGAGAGGCGTGAGAAAAGTGATAAAAATCGATCAATAGTTCTTGTAATCAGGTTATATCTTCCAAGTAGTTCTTCACGCTTTAACAAAGCAAGAAGGCTACTTACAGAACGAAGTAAATGGTTTTCAAGTCGGATCATGAGTATGACCCCTCAACTTCGGGAGTTTCAGGCTCTTTCCTCACTACATGACATCCCTATGCTTCCGATCATCCTAAATCCAGTCAATCATTCTGCTGGACATCTTGCATCTAAGAAGGTTCAACTGGATAAGCTTTCTCGGTACATGCAGAAAATGTTTATATCATCATATAATGGCAGTCAGATTCAAGCTATTAGCACTGCCATTGGGTCATCGGAACCCAAGAAGACCTTAGAACTTTCCCTCATACAGGGTCCTCCAG GAACTGGCAAAACTAGAACTATTGTTGCTATAGTAAGTGCATGGCTTGCTTtacaaaaagttcataagagccaCTGTTTTAAAACTCCAAGCGCTCATTCAATACATGACAAGAATGAATCTAGTCATTCAAAAGGACTTATTAGTCAGTCTGCTGCATTGGCAAGAGCTTGGCAGGATGCAGCCTTTGCTAAACAACTGATGAAGGATGCAGAAAAAGATTCTTCTGTACCAACAGAACGTCCTTCACGAGGAAGAATTCTTATCTGTGCGCAGTCAAATGCTGCTGTCGATGAATTGGTATCCAGAATCAGTGAGGGACTTTATGGGAGTGATGGGAAGGTATACAAATCTTATCTAGTGCGGGTTGGAAATTCAAGAACAGTTCATCCTCGTTCACTACCCTTTTTCATCGATACACTTGTTGAACAACGTTTGGCAGAAGAAATGAACAACCAAATCAGCGGAAAAAATGATAAAGATGTAGAATCTTCTAGTTCACTTCGTGCAAAACTTGAAAAGGTTGTAGACAATATAAGATTATATGAATCTAAGCGTGCTAAGATAgaagaaaatgaaatgaacatcaATAACAAGCCTTCCCAGAAAGGTGATCCACTAGAAATTTCTGATGCTGCAATCGGTGCAAAGCTCAATATTTTGTATGGACAGAAGAAGGCAATTTGTGCTGATCTTGCGACTGCTCAGGCCCGAGAAAGGAAAGTTTCTGAGGAAAGTAGGTCCCTCAGGCATAAAATTCGAAAATCTATCCTCAAGGAGGCAGAAATTGTGGTTACAACTCTTAGTGGGTGTGGTGGTGATATATATGGTGTTTGCTCTGAATCTGCTTCCAGTAATAGATATGGAAAATTTTCTGAACAGAACTTGTTTGATATTGTTATTATTGATGAGGCAGCCCAA GCTCTTGAACCAGCAACACTAATTCCGCTTCAGCTTCTCAAGTCAAATGGAACCAAGTGTATAATG GTTGGCGATCCCAAGCAGCTTCCTGCTACTGTGCTCTCTAATGTTGCGAGCAAATTTCTCTATGAGTGCAGTATGTTTGAGCGATTACAGAGAGCTGGTCACCCCGTAATAATGTTAAATGAACAG TATCGCATGCATCCTGAGATATGCAGATTTCCATCAATGCACTTTTATGAGAACAAGTTACTAAATGGTGCTGAGATGGAAGGCAGGTCAGCTTTATTCCATGAGAATTGTTGTCTTGGTCCCTACATGTTCTTCGATATTGTTGATGGTCATGAACATCATGGAAAGAATTCTGGTTCTGTATCCCTTTATAATGAGGCTGAGGTTGAGGTAGCAGTTGAAATATTGAAATTCTTAAAGAAAAG CTCGTACTTGCACTCCAAACATTGA